One part of the Treponema peruense genome encodes these proteins:
- a CDS encoding AAA family ATPase produces the protein MPDLFDESQFSHEPLAARMRPRTLDEYIGQDHIVGKGRLLRRAIAADQLTSVIFYGPPGTGKTTLARVIANHTQSNFITLNAVLTGVADIRKSISEAETQKNMYSRKTILFVDEVHRWNKSQQDALLPWVENGTIILIGATTENPFFEVNKALVSRSRVFQLKPLTKDDLMHAAHQALDDTERGYGHWKVQFEEGALEHLVETANGDARSLLNALELAVETTPEKWNPSATPPVPSYGSTIYISRETAEESIQKKVVLYDRDGDYHYDIISAFIKSLRGRDPDAACYWLARMVKAGEDPDFIFRRMLISACEDTGLADPHAIEVVESCAAAFDRVGMPEGRYFLAHAALYLATAPKSNSSMAFFDALHSVEQEDADVPNHLKDSSRDAEGFGHGAGYMYPHAYRDHWVAQQYLPDALVGKVFYNPSDQGYENKIKSEVLSRRELQISAILENQGISGAKVNPVSQWWMDEHFNLPAQKEENLTFSPADGTKNAVLDRADRSWKARLDSNRAQTLLQIRNDMEETAGILRHHRSLIWNADDALLLFDITRKAPEGLTCGLCRTKNGFDTLIQYSKTLAELDKPQLALIEPDNSTLFFSKNSFLKSSRSFGDIVFDRIFFRDIISSVEDIQNFAEAIDKTFSETENPNRDIAFGQDDTLNKDTPALLSKNAQIILSQRIPCAGQHISELLLEQKKYDEQTVQILNKMEKAESDFFSNPANPLFNWNEETAAKVFAKHSLACSYKSTVITEKRRISENEINRWFNTTESSYGAAVAHEIGAQNAAKVAELLKAAAKDTLFSWKTRNVIFKITKA, from the coding sequence ATGCCGGATCTCTTTGACGAAAGCCAATTTTCGCATGAACCTCTTGCCGCAAGGATGAGACCAAGAACACTGGACGAATACATCGGACAGGATCATATAGTAGGCAAAGGCAGACTTCTCAGAAGGGCAATTGCGGCAGACCAGCTTACTTCCGTTATTTTTTACGGACCGCCGGGAACAGGAAAGACAACTCTTGCCCGTGTAATAGCAAACCACACGCAGTCCAATTTCATAACACTCAATGCTGTTCTTACCGGTGTTGCAGACATCAGAAAATCAATATCTGAAGCAGAAACCCAGAAGAACATGTATTCCAGAAAGACAATTCTCTTTGTAGATGAAGTTCACCGCTGGAACAAAAGCCAGCAGGACGCCCTTCTTCCGTGGGTAGAAAATGGAACAATAATTCTCATAGGCGCCACTACCGAAAACCCGTTTTTTGAAGTAAACAAAGCCCTTGTAAGCAGAAGCCGCGTTTTTCAGCTTAAGCCGCTCACAAAAGACGACCTTATGCACGCCGCGCACCAGGCTCTTGACGACACAGAACGCGGTTACGGACACTGGAAAGTACAGTTCGAAGAAGGTGCGCTGGAACATCTTGTAGAAACCGCCAACGGAGATGCCCGTTCGCTCCTTAACGCGCTGGAACTCGCCGTCGAAACTACCCCTGAAAAATGGAATCCTTCGGCAACACCGCCTGTTCCGTCCTACGGAAGTACAATTTACATAAGCCGCGAAACTGCAGAAGAATCCATTCAAAAGAAAGTAGTTCTTTACGACCGCGACGGCGACTACCACTACGACATAATTTCTGCATTTATAAAAAGCCTGCGCGGAAGAGACCCCGATGCTGCCTGTTACTGGCTTGCAAGAATGGTAAAAGCAGGCGAAGACCCGGACTTTATTTTCAGAAGAATGCTTATAAGTGCCTGTGAAGATACAGGACTTGCAGACCCGCATGCAATAGAAGTTGTAGAAAGTTGTGCGGCAGCCTTTGACCGTGTAGGAATGCCTGAAGGACGGTATTTTCTGGCACACGCAGCCCTTTACCTGGCAACGGCACCAAAATCAAACAGTTCCATGGCTTTTTTTGACGCGCTTCATTCCGTAGAACAGGAAGACGCAGATGTTCCCAACCACCTCAAGGATTCCAGCCGCGATGCAGAAGGTTTTGGACACGGAGCCGGCTATATGTACCCGCATGCTTACAGGGACCACTGGGTTGCCCAGCAGTATCTTCCCGATGCCCTTGTAGGAAAAGTCTTTTACAATCCTTCTGACCAAGGTTACGAAAACAAAATAAAATCAGAAGTACTTTCCAGACGCGAACTTCAGATTTCGGCAATTCTTGAAAACCAGGGAATAAGCGGTGCAAAAGTAAACCCCGTTTCGCAATGGTGGATGGACGAACATTTTAACTTACCTGCACAAAAAGAAGAAAATCTTACATTCAGCCCGGCTGACGGAACAAAAAATGCAGTTCTGGACAGAGCCGACCGTTCATGGAAGGCAAGGCTTGACTCCAACAGGGCGCAGACACTTCTTCAAATAAGAAACGATATGGAAGAAACTGCCGGTATTTTAAGGCACCACCGCTCACTTATCTGGAATGCAGATGATGCACTTTTACTTTTTGACATAACAAGAAAAGCCCCCGAAGGACTTACATGCGGACTCTGCCGTACAAAAAACGGTTTTGACACGCTCATTCAGTATTCAAAAACGCTTGCAGAACTCGATAAACCGCAGCTTGCACTTATTGAGCCTGATAATTCCACTCTGTTTTTCTCAAAGAACAGTTTTTTGAAGTCTTCACGCAGTTTTGGTGACATTGTATTTGACAGAATTTTCTTCAGAGACATTATTTCCTCTGTGGAAGACATACAGAATTTTGCAGAGGCAATAGACAAAACCTTTTCGGAAACAGAAAATCCAAACCGCGACATAGCTTTTGGCCAAGATGACACACTTAACAAAGATACGCCCGCACTTCTTTCAAAAAATGCACAAATCATTCTCTCACAGCGAATTCCGTGCGCAGGTCAGCACATAAGCGAACTTTTGCTTGAACAAAAAAAGTATGACGAGCAGACAGTGCAGATTCTGAATAAAATGGAAAAGGCTGAATCTGATTTCTTTTCAAACCCGGCAAATCCTCTTTTTAACTGGAACGAAGAAACGGCAGCCAAAGTTTTTGCAAAACACAGTCTTGCGTGCTCATACAAAAGCACTGTAATTACAGAAAAACGCAGAATCTCTGAAAACGAAATAAACCGCTGGTTCAACACAACAGAATCTTCTTACGGAGCAGCAGTTGCACATGAAATCGGTGCCCAAAATGCAGCAAAAGTAGCAGAACTTCTGAAAGCTGCCGCAAAAGACACACTTTTTTCATGGA